GAACGTTGGGCGACAAAGCATAATCTTCAAACAGCGGCTTCAACGCTGGTTGAAATCAGAAATAAAGGTTTTAATTCAATGGAAGAATTAGGGCGTGGCATCAGTAGAATCTCTATTGAAAAGAACGACTTAAAGCGAGAATTTGATAAGCTGTCATTGGAGCAAAAAAGGATAAAAGAAGTAGTAAAGCATATTCAAATCTGCATCAGCAAGCGAGAACATTATGAAGGCTATCGTAAAAATCCGAACGATAAAATTTATATGATGATGAATCGAAAAGATGTAGAAGCCTATCAGAAGTCTTATGAGGAAATAGATATTTTCCTTAAGCAATTTCCACACTTAAGACATATTGTAGTAGGAGAGTTAAAGACAAAATCTGAAAAAAATCTTTTCAGAAAATTAAATGAGCATTCTAAAGAATTACGAGCTAAGCAAGAGGAGATTGCGAAGAAACATAATTCATTAGCAGCGCAGTATGAGGAATTGGAGCATCTGAAGGTTAATATGAATGATTATCTTGGTAGGGATAGAACGGAGAAGAAAAAAGATTCGGTTATTTGCGCGATTAAGAAGTATAAGGCTGAAGAGAAGGGAAATCATAAGAGAAAGAATAAAATATCGAAAGAAGCTGAAAGATAATTTTATGGTCGGTGTGGTTTTAGGATTGCACCGATTAGTCTTTGTGTAATTATGTTTGAGAAAACGGAATATAATACTGTTATAAGTTTGATTTATATGGTATAATAGAATCGATATGATATTAAGACGGATAGGACTGGAGGATAATCATGTCGAAACTTAGCTATAAAAAATTATTCAAAAGATTGATAGATATAGAAATGAAGAATACAGAGCTTATGGATAAAGCTAAAGTGAGTAGAAGTACATTTTACAAGATAAAAAATGGTGAAAATGTCACTACAGATGTGTTGTTGAGGATATGTGATGTATTGGGATGTGATATTTCTGAGATTGTAGAATGTGTTAATGATTCTTCGGAGGTAATATAGGATGAATTTAGTTAGCTTGTTTTCGGGAGCTGGTGGATTAGATTTAGGTTTTGAAAGAGCTGGATTTAATGTGGTTGCGGCAAACGAATATGATAAAACGATATGGGAAACATATGAAAAAAATCATAAAACTAAACTTATAAAAGGAGATATTTGTAGAA
This is a stretch of genomic DNA from Campylobacter sp. RM6914. It encodes these proteins:
- a CDS encoding helix-turn-helix domain-containing protein: MSKLSYKKLFKRLIDIEMKNTELMDKAKVSRSTFYKIKNGENVTTDVLLRICDVLGCDISEIVECVNDSSEVI